In a single window of the Zea mays cultivar B73 chromosome 5, Zm-B73-REFERENCE-NAM-5.0, whole genome shotgun sequence genome:
- the LOC118472103 gene encoding uncharacterized protein, whose product MGAMSPLSRKCRARAHLSTPIHGAPNLQPELRRPPPWCTSPVAGILSLSHGAQAASSPTCVPFPRRRRRKLSSTQSSSRPDPIRPTPARPELLRSKSGHPRLAVEFLEQPHLAAILPSALACSTECHSVKQPWILPVSRPRRATYCSSSDALRCDALARSVHSPSICAAPARRRRNPRPPSMSRLVLCLCNAMLAGGQHMRLTDPARLLLFHLRFSR is encoded by the exons ATGGGAGCCATGTCCCCTCTGTCCAGAAAATGCAGAGCTCGAGCACACCTCTCTACTCCCATCCATGGTGCCCCAAATCTCCAGCCGGAGCTCCGAAGGCCGCCTCCCTGGTGCACCTCGCCAGTAGCAGGGATCCTTTCCCTCTCCCATGGCGCGCAAGCCGCGAGCTCCCCCACGTGCGTTCCCTTCCCCAGGCGCAGGCGTAGAAAGCTCTCATCCACGCAGTCCAGCTCCAGGCCAGATCCAATTCGCCCAACCCCTGCTCGCCCAGAGCTCCTTCGCTCCaaatccggccatccccgcctggCCGTGGAGTTCCTCGAGCAGCCCCACCTGGCCGCCATCCTCCCCAG CGCTCTCGCCTGCTCGACAGAATGCCACAGCGTGAAGCAGCCATGGATCCTCCCTGTGTCGCGCCCTCGGCGTGCGACGTattgcagcagcagcgatgcccTTCGCTGCGACGCGCTCGCCAGGTCGGTCCACTcgccgtcgatctgcgcagccccTGCACGTCGTCGTCGAAACCCGCG CCCTCCGTCGATGTCACGCCTCGTGCTATGCCTATGCAACGCAATGCTAGCCGGTGGACAACACATGCGACTCACTGATCCGGCCAGGTTGCTTTTGTTTCATTTACGATTTAGTCGATGA